In Mercurialis annua linkage group LG6, ddMerAnnu1.2, whole genome shotgun sequence, the following are encoded in one genomic region:
- the LOC126687818 gene encoding uncharacterized protein LOC126687818, whose product MVHEKEVNIKEGQGVDVPLKKYVPPSPFVPKIPFPQRLKKQFNEVRIEKENGGDIPTKKYVPLPFVPKIPFPQRLKKEQDDQQFANFLDKVKKLQIHLFPAEALEQMLKYAKFLKDILTNNSKWKDNGTILLTENCSSIIFKKIPTKLKDSGSFSFPCVVGDMEFCKCLCDLGASINLTSLSVIKSLGLGEVKETSMLLQLVDQSIKRPYDIIEGVLVKVDKFIFSANFVVLDFEVDN is encoded by the coding sequence ATGGTTCATGAAAAGGAAGTGAATATAAAGGAGGGGCAAGGAGTGGACGTTCCACTAAAGAAATATGTTCCTCCTTCACCATTTGTTCCAAAGATTCCCTTTCCACAACGATTGAAGAAGCAATTCAATGAAGTGAGAATAGAGAAGGAAAATGGAGGAGATATACCAACAAAGAAATATGTTCCACTACCATTTGTTCCAAAGATTCCATTCCCACAACGATTGAAAAAGGAACAGGATGATCAACAATTTGCAAACTTCTTGGACAAGGTCAAGAAGTTACAAATACACTTATTTCCGGCAGAAGCATTGGAGCAAATGCTTAAGTACGCAAAGTTTCTCAAGGACATTCTGACAAACAATAGTAAATGGAAGGATAATGGCACAATATTGTTAACAGAAAACTGTAGCTCCATCATTTTTAAGAAAATTCCAACTAAGTTGAAAGATTCGGGAAGTTTTTCTTTTCCTTGTGTAGTTGGTGATATGGAATTTTGTAAGTGCTTATGCGATCTAGGAGCTAGCATTAATTTAACGTCGTTATCTGTCATTAAGAGTCTTGGCTTAGGTGAAGTGAAGGAAACATCAATGCTACTTCAATTGGTGGATCAATCCATTAAGCGACCATATGATATCATAGAAGGTGTACTTGTGAAAGTTGATAAGTTTATATTTTCCGCTAATTTTGTGGTTTTGGATTTTGAGGTCGATAATTaa